The sequence AGGCCGCGGTCACTGCCGTCGTCGACGCGGCCGCCAAGGAGACCGCGGTCGAACGCGCGAGCGGCGAGCGCGAGTGGCACGGCGCGCCGACCGGGCGGTTCGTGGTCAACCCGGTCAACGGCGAGAAGGTGCCGGTCTGGGTCTGCGACTACGTGCTCATGGAATACGGCACCGGCGCGGTCATGGCGGTGCCCAGCGGCGACCAGCGCGACTTCGAGTTCGCCCGGAAGTACGGTCTGGCGATCCCGCCGGTCGTGCTCGCCGACGACGACCCGCTGATGGCGGAGCTCGCCGGCGTCGCCGAGCGCGTGCGCAGCGACGTGCCGTGGGACGAGGCGTACGACGTTCCCGGTGTGATGGTGCAGTCGGGCGAGTTCACCGGCATGCGCGGAGGCAAGGGCTCGGAGGGTATGCAGGCCGTCACCGCATGGCTCGCCGAGCGTGGGCAGGGCCGCTCGGCCGTCAACTTCCGCCTGCGCGACTGGCTCATCTCCCGCCAGCGCTACTGGGGCGACCCGATCCCGGCGATCCACTGCCCCGCGTGCGGGCTCGTGCCGGTGCCCGAGGGCGACCTGCCGGTGCTGCTGCCGAAGGATGTCGACGTCACCGCCGGCGAGACGCTCGCCGACCACCCCGAGTTCTATGAGACCACCTGTCCGCGTTGCGGCGGCGCCGCTCGGCGCGAGACCGACACGATGGACACCTTCACGTGCTCCTCGTGGTACTACCTGCGCTACTGCGACGCGCGCAACGGTGAGGCGATCTGGGACCCGGCGAAGGCCGGCTACTGGATGCCGGTCGACCAGTACATCGGCGGCATCGAGCACGCCATCCTGCACCTGCTGTACTCGCGCTTCTTCACCAAGGTCTATCGCGACCTCGGACTGATCGAGTTCGGCGAGCCGTTCACCAACCTGCTCACGCAGGGCATGGTCAAGAAGGACGGCGAGACGATGTCCAAGTCCAAGGGCAACGTGGTCGCTCCCGAGGAGATGATCGCGAAGTACGGCGCCGACACGCTGCGCGCCTACATCCTGTTCATGGCGCCGCCCGACAAGGACCTCGAGTGGTCGTACGACGGCGTCGAGGGCATGTCGCGATTCCTCAAG comes from Actinomycetota bacterium and encodes:
- a CDS encoding leucine--tRNA ligase — its product is AAVTAVVDAAAKETAVERASGEREWHGAPTGRFVVNPVNGEKVPVWVCDYVLMEYGTGAVMAVPSGDQRDFEFARKYGLAIPPVVLADDDPLMAELAGVAERVRSDVPWDEAYDVPGVMVQSGEFTGMRGGKGSEGMQAVTAWLAERGQGRSAVNFRLRDWLISRQRYWGDPIPAIHCPACGLVPVPEGDLPVLLPKDVDVTAGETLADHPEFYETTCPRCGGAARRETDTMDTFTCSSWYYLRYCDARNGEAIWDPAKAGYWMPVDQYIGGIEHAILHLLYSRFFTKVYRDLGLIEFGEPFTNLLTQGMVKKDGETMSKSKGNVVAPEEMIAKYGADTLRAYILFMAPPDKDLEWSYDGVEGMSRFLKRVWSLVGDIAEEGGDGSDASEAAAMLRRERHRVVGKVTDDVARFNLNTAIAAMMELVNTAYDYRNAVPAGSRDAELQREVAETLTALLAPFVPHMAEELWREVLGGSGSVHRLAWPAWDPAACVADTIELAVQVNGKVRDRVVVAADASEDAVREAALALEKVQAHLEGVTVRKVVVVPGKLVSIVAG